From the Mycoplasmatota bacterium genome, one window contains:
- a CDS encoding GNAT family N-acetyltransferase, protein MKHIITFERLKEEELHFLHRWLNTDFVIEWYEKDGMTLEQVYSDFIPKITGEEPIHPFIIKCNDKRVGYIQTYLIDDFPDYCIYVDAKEKSFAMDLFIGEEEYIHKGIGSKILKEFLSNHAFDLNDSECCIIGPEPSNIVAIKAYEKVGFKYYKTINTSYGTEEYLMKLYKSEFLNQEYE, encoded by the coding sequence ATGAAACATATAATAACTTTTGAGCGATTGAAAGAGGAAGAGTTACATTTTTTACATAGATGGCTAAACACTGATTTTGTTATTGAGTGGTATGAGAAAGATGGTATGACTCTAGAACAAGTATATAGCGATTTCATTCCCAAAATTACAGGTGAAGAGCCAATACATCCATTCATAATAAAATGTAATGATAAGAGAGTTGGCTATATTCAAACATATCTGATTGATGATTTTCCAGATTATTGTATTTATGTTGATGCAAAAGAAAAGTCATTTGCTATGGACTTATTTATAGGTGAAGAGGAGTATATCCATAAAGGTATAGGATCTAAAATATTGAAGGAGTTTTTATCTAATCATGCATTTGATTTAAATGATTCAGAATGTTGTATAATAGGTCCAGAACCTAGTAATATTGTTGCAATTAAGGCATATGAGAAGGTAGGATTTAAATACTATAAGACAATAAATACATCTTATGGAACAGAGGAATACTTAATGAAGCTATATAAATCAGAATTCTTAAATCAAGAATATGAATAA
- a CDS encoding 5'-nucleotidase C-terminal domain-containing protein produces the protein MKKKFLILNLLLLVSILLLGCENLNINLTTTTITSTTETETTTTDTTTLNTITEIKSGMVGDIYTTRATVVGTTTKGVLIYDGNDFIYVFLNSMPMVSVNDYVEVTGVTSEDSGVVQYGTGSTISKISTEEGYTFEATELSGNEVTTYGKAFSVGDYIRLTGTLTISGDYQNLFIPGTGVVVSLYTNDTSLSLSEMSGDTITVEGYMLNVSGSNTQYWNLLVTDVNEETVINDSFPLTILTVNDLHGYIEQEEDGTDGLSNMSYLINEIRNTNSLDDVVLIANGDMFQGTSISNMTNGLAVLECMNEMGFDAMGIGNHEFDWEIGTILDYFDKDESNGEAYFPLLNANIYLTSDDSLLTVSGGNVLDSVVVEREGVEVGIISYVGNVYSSIAYDKVDDYYFDLDIADSVREIAGALKQSSVDVIVVNIHGGKSNDTALAYLKDENGDYLVDAVINGHTHSYQMGAISRDNGLEMPYIQAGSSGNYFGKITLTIDLSSMDVTEYTEDIIDVSLAGTKYDSMVEEIIDDYSEELGNEVLAISGETITSKSQLFDWTGNVMLEATGADIAISNKGGIRSTGGITAGENVTLNQMYEVSPFDNTIWLIEGTYTQIEELLNSSSVYYTLADDVVLNYSETYTVAIISYVYYWDQLDSVRSSSDTDTGVYIRDILAEDIKIKGLADQLFSPITNPEASIGLKYVSTP, from the coding sequence ATGAAGAAAAAGTTTTTAATACTGAATTTGTTATTATTAGTTAGTATATTGTTGTTGGGTTGTGAAAATTTAAATATTAATTTAACTACAACAACTATAACCTCTACAACGGAAACAGAAACTACCACCACTGATACAACCACATTAAATACCATTACTGAGATTAAGAGTGGAATGGTAGGAGATATATATACCACAAGAGCAACAGTCGTTGGTACGACCACAAAAGGAGTATTGATATACGACGGAAATGATTTTATTTATGTTTTTTTAAACAGTATGCCAATGGTTTCAGTAAATGATTATGTGGAGGTAACCGGAGTGACCTCTGAGGATAGTGGAGTGGTTCAATATGGCACCGGTTCAACAATTTCAAAAATATCTACAGAGGAAGGTTATACATTTGAAGCCACTGAGCTAAGTGGCAACGAAGTAACAACATATGGAAAGGCTTTTTCAGTTGGAGACTATATTAGGCTAACAGGAACATTGACAATCAGTGGAGATTATCAGAATTTATTCATCCCAGGAACGGGTGTTGTAGTATCGTTATATACGAATGACACAAGCCTAAGTCTAAGTGAAATGTCAGGAGATACGATTACAGTCGAAGGATATATGCTTAATGTCAGTGGCAGCAATACACAATACTGGAACCTATTAGTTACTGATGTGAATGAGGAGACTGTGATTAATGACTCTTTTCCTTTGACAATATTAACGGTCAATGACCTTCACGGCTATATAGAACAAGAGGAGGACGGAACCGATGGATTGTCTAATATGTCATATTTGATTAATGAAATAAGAAATACAAATAGTTTGGATGATGTTGTTTTAATTGCGAATGGTGATATGTTTCAAGGAACTTCTATTTCTAATATGACAAATGGTTTAGCAGTTTTGGAATGTATGAATGAGATGGGATTCGATGCGATGGGTATCGGCAATCATGAGTTCGATTGGGAAATTGGCACAATATTGGATTATTTTGATAAAGACGAATCAAATGGAGAAGCATACTTTCCGCTACTGAATGCCAATATTTATTTAACATCTGACGATTCTTTATTGACAGTATCTGGAGGAAATGTTTTAGATTCTGTTGTAGTCGAAAGAGAAGGCGTTGAGGTAGGCATCATCAGTTATGTTGGAAATGTCTATTCTTCAATTGCCTATGATAAGGTAGATGATTACTATTTTGATTTGGATATTGCCGATTCTGTAAGAGAAATAGCGGGTGCTTTAAAACAATCGAGTGTTGATGTTATTGTCGTCAATATTCATGGCGGCAAGTCTAATGATACTGCTTTAGCATATTTAAAAGATGAAAATGGAGACTATTTAGTGGATGCTGTGATTAACGGACATACACATTCTTATCAAATGGGAGCGATAAGCAGGGATAATGGATTGGAAATGCCATATATTCAAGCAGGAAGTTCCGGTAACTATTTTGGTAAAATCACTTTAACAATCGATTTAAGTTCAATGGATGTAACTGAATATACAGAAGATATAATAGACGTTTCCTTAGCAGGAACTAAATATGACTCAATGGTTGAGGAAATCATTGATGACTACAGTGAGGAATTAGGTAATGAGGTATTGGCAATATCCGGTGAAACAATAACCAGTAAAAGTCAATTATTTGATTGGACTGGAAATGTAATGTTAGAGGCTACAGGAGCAGATATTGCTATTAGCAATAAAGGAGGTATCCGTTCAACTGGTGGAATCACAGCAGGTGAAAATGTAACTCTGAATCAAATGTATGAAGTTAGTCCTTTTGATAACACAATTTGGTTAATTGAGGGAACATACACCCAAATTGAAGAATTGCTCAATAGTTCATCCGTTTACTATACTTTGGCTGATGATGTTGTACTAAATTATTCAGAAACATATACAGTAGCGATAATAAGTTATGTTTATTATTGGGATCAGTTGGATAGTGTTAGAAGTAGTAGTGATACAGATACAGGTGTTTATATTAGAGACATCCTTGCTGAAGACATCAAAATAAAAGGATTAGCTGATCAATTATTCTCTCCTATAACAAATCCAGAAGCTTCAATTGGCTTAAAATATGTTTCAACACCTTGA
- a CDS encoding amidohydrolase family protein, whose translation MFKNDNILVLENVNLVDMKRNELLKNMSLIVREGIITEIGKYGDLTTPKEAKVLILTGKTVIPGLIDAHAHLLQSGVDDYLKPYAESVFKKLKRNSLLTLNSGVTTVRNMPGGKGYTVLKFRDKINANKLKGPRIVTSGPALSPPYGYFSTKMFFPFNAVLRFLFKKLFLVTSLSIDVDSKEKAKKAVKELDRRGVDFIKTVTTGKFIPFIENDESLKHELLKRGLKEKIIEASMKTEVLSTIINEAHNRGLKVAAHNVCYPKDFKIATEFGVDSIEHTPFGIIDDETFDIMKNKGTYWVPTGFCSYNYINLLKNSNEYKTVMKNVPEPFYTLGEKTLGKIRDGIKKDDKFYSIMCKEIEKLNNEYFPKNFKNALTKGIKIVAAVDAGVSGSCYVPHGQLYKELELFVRNGMSEFNAIKTATLTPAELLGLENKIGSIEIGKYGDIVVLDGNPLDDILNVKEVRYVIKEGIIVYSKESNNE comes from the coding sequence ATGTTTAAAAATGATAATATTTTAGTGTTAGAGAATGTTAACTTAGTTGATATGAAAAGAAATGAATTACTAAAAAATATGTCATTAATCGTAAGGGAAGGCATCATCACTGAAATTGGTAAATATGGTGATTTAACAACTCCAAAAGAAGCTAAAGTTTTAATACTGACTGGTAAAACGGTAATACCAGGATTAATAGATGCACATGCTCATCTTTTGCAGTCAGGTGTAGATGATTATTTAAAACCGTATGCTGAAAGTGTATTTAAGAAATTAAAGAGAAACTCATTACTAACCTTAAATTCAGGTGTGACTACAGTTAGAAATATGCCTGGTGGTAAGGGATATACAGTATTAAAATTTAGAGATAAAATAAACGCAAACAAATTAAAGGGACCAAGAATTGTTACTTCAGGTCCAGCACTATCACCACCATATGGATATTTTAGTACGAAAATGTTTTTTCCATTTAATGCGGTATTGCGTTTTTTATTTAAGAAACTATTTCTGGTAACAAGTTTATCAATTGATGTAGATTCTAAAGAAAAAGCTAAAAAAGCTGTTAAGGAATTAGATAGAAGAGGTGTAGATTTTATAAAAACAGTAACAACAGGAAAGTTTATTCCTTTTATCGAAAATGATGAATCTCTTAAACATGAATTATTGAAAAGGGGATTAAAGGAAAAAATAATTGAAGCTAGTATGAAAACTGAAGTCTTATCGACTATTATCAATGAAGCTCACAATAGAGGACTTAAGGTAGCCGCTCATAATGTTTGTTATCCTAAAGATTTTAAAATTGCTACAGAATTTGGAGTTGACAGTATAGAGCACACGCCTTTTGGTATAATCGATGATGAGACTTTTGACATAATGAAAAATAAAGGAACATATTGGGTGCCTACAGGATTCTGTTCTTATAATTATATTAATTTACTTAAAAATTCTAATGAATATAAAACGGTGATGAAAAATGTACCAGAACCATTTTACACATTAGGTGAAAAAACATTAGGAAAAATTAGAGATGGTATAAAAAAAGATGATAAATTTTATTCTATCATGTGTAAAGAAATTGAAAAACTTAATAATGAATATTTTCCAAAGAACTTTAAAAATGCATTAACTAAAGGAATTAAGATTGTTGCAGCTGTAGATGCTGGTGTTAGTGGAAGCTGTTATGTTCCACATGGTCAATTATATAAAGAACTAGAGCTCTTTGTTAGAAATGGTATGAGTGAATTTAATGCAATTAAAACTGCAACACTTACACCTGCTGAACTTCTAGGTTTAGAAAATAAAATAGGAAGTATTGAAATAGGCAAGTATGGTGATATTGTTGTATTAGATGGAAATCCACTGGATGATATATTGAATGTGAAAGAAGTCAGGTATGTTATTAAGGAAGGAATCATTGTTTACTCAAAAGAATCAAATAATGAATGA
- a CDS encoding cupin domain-containing protein has product MNNNYNSYHSPYYVNTSIYNTNNMYNGYRTYPYPYWVNTPMYNSNFWRQFIELKDYGPNPFVVNIEEATKQNNNFRTTLWTGDHLQLTLMNINPGEEIGLEIHPNLDQFIRIEEGQGLIKMGDRKDRLNFQQNVYDDFALIIPAGKWHNLINTGNKPLKLYSIYAPVQHPYDTVHKTKADAEAAEH; this is encoded by the coding sequence ATGAATAATAATTATAATTCATATCATAGCCCTTATTATGTTAATACATCAATCTATAACACAAATAATATGTATAACGGATATAGAACCTATCCATATCCTTACTGGGTTAATACTCCAATGTATAACTCAAACTTTTGGAGACAATTTATTGAATTAAAAGATTATGGACCAAATCCATTTGTAGTTAATATTGAAGAAGCTACAAAACAAAACAATAATTTCCGTACTACTTTATGGACAGGGGATCATTTACAACTTACTTTAATGAACATCAACCCTGGAGAAGAAATAGGGTTAGAAATTCATCCTAATCTCGATCAATTTATACGTATTGAAGAGGGTCAAGGACTCATAAAAATGGGTGATAGAAAAGATAGATTAAATTTCCAACAAAATGTATATGATGATTTTGCTTTAATTATACCTGCTGGAAAATGGCATAATTTAATTAATACTGGTAATAAACCTCTTAAACTATATTCTATTTATGCTCCAGTACAACATCCATATGATACAGTTCACAAAACAAAAGCAGATGCAGAAGCAGCAGAACATTAA
- a CDS encoding InlB B-repeat-containing protein, which yields MVGIIVNGCTSTYNVVYHGNNNTGGDPVVDNTDYMDGETVIIMDNDGNLEKTGFVFSGWNSQADGQGTDYPVGSTFTIHSNTVLYAKWIEEDQQISRYASLKQINVKPVILEIYSSNPSYDVGYWQDVKLDVLSLTFGEIGFEAPAYVFDDYYDLEQGTYYTIDDVEYVNLPVGEYTEFDIDSDANYFKKMISTTNTLSFKSCVSIHNFAKPTYDDPIIQSPFARTGGSILEVISHEDIDVPMDITTLTVESTGLTLSAAGFAEFDIQFIFDITIGEIPDEELYTVTYDGNGTNENVPTDNTNYYGGATVTIEDQGNMIYEDYVFNGWNTEPDGSGTAYNSFDQFMITEDTIFYAQWTMVTAQIFAKTLKHAEISGSNYDSNNVTYLSENLEYGMMQYLYVNYDEHPTLSISEIVNVVIDPSDTEAIIIYKMNNNEIGYEEVFNVPNTTSNQVAISVEVMVNDQLITACMIYIRMLP from the coding sequence ATGGTAGGCATTATTGTTAATGGATGTACATCTACTTATAACGTGGTTTATCATGGTAATAATAATACAGGGGGGGATCCTGTTGTAGATAATACTGACTATATGGATGGTGAAACAGTAATCATCATGGATAATGATGGAAATTTAGAGAAAACTGGATTTGTATTTTCGGGATGGAATTCACAAGCTGATGGTCAAGGAACAGATTATCCTGTAGGAAGTACTTTTACCATTCACTCTAATACTGTCTTATATGCTAAATGGATTGAAGAAGATCAACAAATATCACGATATGCATCTTTAAAACAAATTAATGTAAAACCTGTCATATTAGAAATATATTCATCAAATCCATCCTATGATGTTGGTTATTGGCAAGATGTAAAGCTTGATGTATTGTCATTAACTTTTGGTGAAATAGGTTTTGAGGCACCTGCCTATGTTTTTGATGATTATTATGATTTAGAACAAGGTACTTATTATACAATTGATGATGTAGAATATGTAAACCTTCCTGTAGGTGAATACACTGAATTTGATATTGACAGTGATGCAAATTACTTTAAAAAAATGATATCAACCACAAATACATTGTCATTTAAGTCTTGTGTTTCCATTCATAACTTTGCTAAACCAACCTATGATGACCCTATTATACAAAGCCCATTTGCACGAACAGGTGGGTCAATACTAGAAGTTATTTCTCATGAAGATATAGATGTACCAATGGATATTACTACATTAACAGTTGAATCCACAGGCTTAACGCTTTCTGCCGCAGGTTTTGCAGAATTCGATATTCAGTTTATTTTTGACATTACAATAGGTGAAATACCTGATGAAGAGCTATACACAGTAACATATGATGGGAACGGTACAAATGAAAATGTACCTACTGATAATACGAATTATTATGGTGGAGCAACTGTAACAATAGAAGATCAAGGGAATATGATTTATGAAGATTATGTATTTAATGGTTGGAACACTGAACCTGATGGAAGTGGTACGGCTTATAATTCATTTGACCAATTTATGATTACTGAAGATACTATTTTTTATGCTCAATGGACAATGGTTACAGCACAAATATTTGCTAAAACTTTAAAACACGCAGAGATTAGTGGTAGCAATTATGATTCCAATAATGTTACATATTTAAGTGAAAATTTAGAATATGGGATGATGCAATATCTTTATGTCAATTATGATGAACATCCTACCCTTTCGATTTCTGAAATTGTAAATGTAGTCATAGACCCTAGTGACACAGAAGCAATCATAATTTATAAAATGAATAACAATGAAATAGGTTATGAAGAAGTCTTTAATGTACCTAATACAACAAGTAATCAAGTTGCCATTTCCGTTGAAGTAATGGTTAATGATCAACTTATCACTGCATGCATGATTTATATTAGAATGTTACCATAG
- a CDS encoding flotillin family protein yields the protein MEKILPIIIISFVLILIYALFIFSRYHRCPADKLMVIYGRVGNDKNGEPRGFVCIHGGAAFIWPIIQSYKYLDLKPIKGEIKLKNALSKDNVFVEIDAEFTISISTEEGVRENAVECLLGLSHEEIHDITKDILVGNLRSLVKNKNAKELNMNNDEFMSGVYSNATDELEKIGIKPIRINFDCISTFGGGTEKQDLMNITGQNLADSKINKIELGNDKIIIYLNRKPDVNVIIKCIDYIGYELLGKRDNFTVSEILINDVDKSNGNNNALSDNPDSNWQQIHIKLLNGVEMKITCKAFEVYY from the coding sequence ATGGAAAAAATTTTACCTATCATTATTATTAGTTTTGTATTAATATTAATTTATGCTTTATTTATATTTAGTCGTTATCATCGTTGTCCTGCAGATAAACTTATGGTTATCTATGGTAGAGTAGGAAATGATAAGAATGGGGAACCGCGAGGATTTGTCTGTATTCATGGAGGAGCAGCCTTTATATGGCCGATAATACAGAGTTATAAATATTTAGATCTTAAGCCGATTAAGGGCGAAATTAAATTAAAAAATGCATTATCAAAAGATAATGTTTTTGTTGAAATAGACGCCGAATTTACCATTAGTATATCAACTGAAGAGGGAGTTAGGGAAAATGCTGTAGAATGTCTGCTCGGACTTTCCCATGAAGAGATTCATGATATAACAAAAGATATTCTAGTTGGCAATTTGCGGTCACTGGTAAAGAATAAGAATGCTAAAGAATTAAACATGAACAACGATGAATTTATGTCAGGTGTCTATAGCAATGCTACTGATGAACTTGAAAAAATAGGTATAAAACCGATTCGCATTAACTTTGATTGTATAAGTACATTTGGAGGGGGAACAGAGAAACAAGATCTAATGAACATAACCGGTCAAAATTTGGCTGATAGTAAAATTAATAAAATTGAACTAGGTAACGACAAGATAATTATCTATTTAAATAGAAAACCAGATGTAAATGTTATAATTAAATGCATAGATTATATTGGTTATGAATTGTTGGGAAAGCGGGATAATTTTACAGTGTCAGAAATATTAATCAATGATGTAGATAAATCAAACGGAAATAATAACGCATTGTCTGATAATCCAGATTCAAATTGGCAGCAAATCCATATTAAATTACTAAACGGAGTTGAAATGAAGATTACTTGTAAAGCATTTGAGGTCTATTATTAG
- a CDS encoding GNAT family N-acetyltransferase — MNIRIGTSEEVRILWGEKYSPTENYFVEGIEKGNIEFWTIENEENNLVGELYIFWNSVDADEANGKNRAYLCAFRIKEAYRGRKLGKALMKRVLEHVIDKGFNEVTIGVDPENEEKLTRMYHSFGFTDFIKKQHYDYHYLDKNKKPVYFEEPSMLLLNKLNEV, encoded by the coding sequence ATGAATATTAGGATAGGGACATCTGAAGAAGTAAGAATCTTATGGGGAGAAAAGTATAGCCCCACTGAAAATTATTTTGTAGAGGGAATTGAAAAAGGGAATATTGAATTTTGGACTATAGAAAATGAAGAAAATAATCTAGTAGGTGAATTGTATATATTTTGGAATTCAGTTGACGCTGATGAGGCAAATGGTAAAAATAGAGCTTATCTATGTGCATTCAGAATTAAGGAAGCTTATAGAGGAAGAAAACTTGGAAAGGCTCTTATGAAACGTGTCTTAGAACATGTAATAGATAAAGGTTTTAACGAGGTAACTATTGGTGTTGATCCAGAAAATGAAGAAAAGTTAACAAGAATGTATCATTCATTTGGATTTACAGATTTTATAAAAAAACAGCACTATGATTATCATTATTTAGATAAAAATAAAAAACCAGTTTATTTTGAAGAACCAAGTATGTTGTTATTAAATAAATTAAATGAGGTATAG
- a CDS encoding type IV toxin-antitoxin system AbiEi family antitoxin domain-containing protein: protein MFDFENVKSEFIKNGGILKTSELNLLGLTSRQIKRLVEDGNIIKIKYGFYELSDYFTQDEVIIARLFPDSVIFLESALMHYDYTDRIPSSWQIAVDKDSEKSKYKIDYPSIEPFYIEKGYMNIGLTNYQLDGIKINIFNRDRTICDVLKYEKKLDKEIFNQAIKSYLKDDKKNLTLLYKYSKLLNIKGKVKTFIGVWL from the coding sequence ATGTTTGATTTTGAAAATGTAAAGTCTGAATTTATAAAAAATGGTGGAATATTAAAAACATCTGAACTAAATTTATTAGGACTTACAAGTCGACAAATAAAAAGATTAGTTGAAGATGGTAATATTATTAAAATTAAATATGGTTTTTACGAACTTAGTGATTATTTTACTCAAGATGAGGTAATCATAGCTAGATTGTTTCCTGATTCTGTAATTTTCTTGGAAAGTGCACTTATGCACTACGATTATACAGATAGGATACCATCATCATGGCAAATAGCCGTTGATAAAGATAGTGAAAAAAGCAAGTATAAAATTGACTATCCTAGTATAGAACCATTTTACATTGAAAAAGGATATATGAATATTGGTTTAACCAATTATCAACTAGATGGGATAAAAATTAACATTTTTAATCGAGATCGTACTATTTGTGACGTATTAAAATATGAAAAAAAATTAGATAAAGAAATATTTAATCAAGCAATAAAGAGTTATTTAAAAGATGATAAAAAAAACCTTACATTATTATATAAATATTCTAAATTATTAAATATAAAAGGAAAAGTAAAAACATTCATTGGAGTGTGGTTATAG
- the dtd gene encoding D-tyrosyl-tRNA(Tyr) deacylase, protein MKIVIQRVSSASVEVEKKIVGQIDDGLMLLVGVTHEDTQEDIDYLVRKIINMRIFEDEEGKMNKSLIDTRGRILSISQFTLYANSRKGNRPSFVDSAKPDHAEKLYNKFNEELKNKDIRVETGIFGEHMNVTLVNDGSVTIVIDSKNK, encoded by the coding sequence ATGAAGATAGTAATCCAAAGAGTAAGTAGTGCATCGGTTGAAGTTGAAAAGAAAATAGTTGGTCAAATTGATGATGGGTTGATGTTACTTGTTGGAGTAACTCATGAAGATACGCAAGAGGATATAGATTATCTAGTACGAAAAATTATTAATATGCGTATTTTTGAAGATGAAGAAGGTAAAATGAATAAATCGCTTATTGATACTCGTGGTAGAATACTTAGTATCAGTCAATTTACTCTCTATGCAAATAGTCGTAAAGGAAATAGACCTAGTTTTGTTGACTCAGCTAAACCTGATCATGCAGAAAAGTTATATAATAAATTTAATGAAGAACTTAAAAATAAAGATATTAGAGTTGAAACAGGCATATTTGGTGAGCATATGAATGTTACATTGGTTAATGATGGGTCAGTAACAATTGTTATTGATTCTAAAAATAAATAG